Genomic window (Candidatus Tanganyikabacteria bacterium):
AGGTAGCGCACCAGCAGGTACTCCTTTTCCTGGCCGTCGATGGTCAGGCGCGTGAGGCCCTGGTACACGCCAATCCCGTGCTTGTGGTGGACGATGTGGTCGCCCGCGCGCAGTTCCGTGACGCTCGCGATGGGAGTCCCCGCGAACGGGATCTTCTTGACCTTCGCCGCCTTCTTCTGCCAGCCGAAGATCTCGTGATCCGAGTACACCGCGAGGTTCAACGCCGGCCACTCGAAGCCGCAATCGAGCGCCTCGCGGAAGATCCACACTCCGCCGTATTTCGCCCCCCCGGGCAGGGGAAGCTGCGCCCCGAACGTCGCGTGGCAGCCGTACTCGTCGAGCAGCGCGAAGACGCGCTGCGGTTGGCTGGAAGCCACCACGACGCGCTCTCCGCCGCGGGAACGCTCGGCCAGGCGCCTGGCGAAGTCCCCGAACTGGTTGGGCATGGCCTGCGCGGGCGGCGCCCACCAGAAGAGGTCGTCGCCGTCGGGTTCGCCCGCCTCGACTTCGAGCACCGGGAACGCCTCCAGGGCCGCCTCCACCTCGGCAGGCTCGGCCACCAGGGCGACCGGCGCTTCCAGCAGGAGGCCGTTGTCGCGCCTGCGCTTTCGCTCCTCGGCCTGCGCCTTGACCCAGTCGGCCAGGCGGCCCGAGACTCCCGCAGCGCGGACGATGCGCGTGCCCGCGGGCATGTGCTCGAGCAGCGTCGACAGGCCGTGGAAGAACGCGGCGTACACTTCGCAGCCCTCGAAGGGCTGGAACTGCTTGAAGCGGGAGAGGTGCTCCCCGACGATGCCCGCGAGGCGATCGGCCTCGCTGCGGTGCCCAGAGCCACGGAAGCGCCACGCCTGCTCGTCGAGGGCTTCCTGGATGCGGGCCTCCGCGTTGTGCCAGTCCTCGGCCGGCAGGATGATCTCCCGGGCGGGCCAGATCTCGCAATCCAGCACGGTCTCCAGGGAGCGCTGCGTGAACGGATCGAAGGCCCGGATCGCCTCGATGCAGTCCCCGAACCACTCCACGCGCAGGGGTTCGGGCGCCTGGGGCGGCCAGAAATCGAGGATCCCCCCGCGACGCGAGAAATCCCCCCGCTCGCCTACCGCCGCCGCGGGTTTGAGACCCAGTTTGACCAGTTCCTGCGCCAGCCGGGTCGGCGGCACCTCGTCGCCGGCCCGCAGCCGGAGTGTCGCCTCGCGCCAGGCGACCGGGGCAGGGACCCGGCCAGCCAGGGCCGCGGCGGACGTCACCACGCGATCGATGCTGCCCCGCGCGAGGCCCGCGAGCACTTCCTGGCGCTGCTGCACCAGGTCGGGTTCGGGCGAGACGCCGTGATACGCCGATACCTCGCAGGCCGGAAAGTAAGCCACGTCCGGGCCGAACGCGCCCAGATCCATCGCGGCCTTGCGGGCCGCGACCGCATCGGGCAGCACCAGCAACCAGGGCGGCGGCAGGGCGGCAAGCACCAGCAGGAGCGCCTGCGGGCCGGGCCCCTTGATCCGGGCGCGCCGCTGCGACAAGAGATCCGCGAGGTGCGAATCCCTGGTCAGGTAAGGCACGAGATCGGCGAGCTGAGCCACGGAGCCTGACATGATACCGCATCCGGGCTTGATAGGTGGCGTCCGGATCGGGAATAATACAGCGGGCCGTTTTCCCCGAGACGAAAGGAACGTTGCCGCGCAAATGGCTTTGACCGTAAGCCAGAAGGCCGTCGAGTCCGTCCAGGTCATCACACTGGCCGGCGAGATCGACGCCCAGACGCTCCCGCCGCTCGAGACCGCACTCCAGGATCTCGTCGACAACGGCCACTACCGCATCGTGCTGGACTTCAGGCAGGTCCCGTTCATCGCGTCGGCCGGCCTCGGCGTGTTGATGAGCGTGATCGGCACCATCCAGGACAACGGCGGCGACCTCGTGATAGCCGGCGCCCAGCCAGACGTTTACCGCACGTTCGATTTGCTGGATTTCACGACGCTCTTCAAGTTCACCGAGTCCGTGGATCAGGCGGTCGCCGTCTTCGGCGGACCGGTCGGGTTGCGGGGCGAGTGAGGAGTCGGCAATGAAGGATGCAGAGGCCAACAGCACGCCGCTCAAGCCCATCACGGTCAGCCTGCCGTCTGACGTCAATTACCTGGATATCGCCCGGTCGTTCGTCGCCGACATCGCCGGCAAGGTCGGCCTCAACCCGAGCGAGATCCACGATCTGCAACTCGCGGTCACCGAGGCCGTGACCAACGTCATCGAGCATTCCTACGCCGGGGACGCCGATCAGCGCATCGAACTGGCGATCGAGAAGGATGGCGAGTGCTTCGTCGTCGCCATCACCGACAGCGGCCAGGTGCGCTTCGATCCCGCCAGCCATCCGGACCCCGACCTCAAGGAGTACGTCACGCAGTGCCGGGTAGGCGGACTGGGGCTGTTCCTGATGCGCAAGCTCATGGACCAGGTCGAGTTCACCTCCGACGAGCGCTACAACCGGGTCAAGCTCGTCAAGCGGGTCAAGAGCTGACGAATCCGGTGCGCCGGATCGTCGCCCTGGCCCTGGCGCTCGGCCTCGCGGCCGTCCCGGCAGCCCAGGCCAAGCCGCTCTTCGGCTCCCGGAAGGCGCCGCAGTTCACGCTCGAGGATTGCGCGACCGGCAAGCCGCTCAAGCTCGCGGACTTCCGCGGCAAGGTCGTGCTCGTCAACTTCTGGGCCACCTGGTGCCAGCCTTGCAGGGAGGAGATCCCGACCTTCCTGGAAGTGCGCGGCCGCCACAACGACAAGGGTTTCGAGATCATCGGCGTTTCGGTGGACGAGGGCGGCCACGCGGTGGTGATGCCGTTCGTCGCCGAGCAGCGCATCAGCTATCCGGTCGTGCTCGACGACGGCCGCACGCGCACCCGCTTCGGCGGCGTCCGCGGCATCCCCACGTCCTTCCTGCTCGACCGCGCCGGGGGCATCGCGCGCATCTTCCGCGGGCCGGTGAGCGCCGAGACCCTGGAGCAGGCCGTCACCGAACTCCTGTAGTCGCCGGCGCATGCCCCGGCGGATGCTCGATCGGCGGGGCGGCCGGCGGCTCCACCGGGGGGCCGAGCCGCAGGAAGACCCGGAAGCCCAGCGGATTCGGGCCATAAGCCGCGGCCACCGCGGCGTCGGGCACGATGAAAGTCAGATCGGCGCCGGCTGCCAGGCCGAAAGTCTCGTAGTCGCCGATTTCCCGGGCCAGGCCCAGGGTCAGGGCGCCGACCCTGTGGACCGTGTGGGCGGCCTCGCCCGGGAGCCCGAGTTCGTCGCGATCCACCACTTCCAGCCGCCCGTGGCCGCGCAGCGCCGGAGCCAGGTCCAATGCGCCTTCCAGGCCGGCGCTATCCAGCGTGCCGCCTCGGTGGCCGGCGCGGGGCTCGTTTCGCCCCCAGATCAGGGCGGCCGCGAAACGCCGTCCGCGGCCGGCGACACCCGCCACCAGCAAGGAGGCGGTGGTGCGGAGGAGGTCCCCGGGTTCGAGCGCCTGGGGGCCGGCCAGGTAGCCGGTCGAGACCTGCATGGCCACGTGGTCGCCGGGCGCGTAGCTGGCGCGCAGCGCGTACGAATCCAGCGGCCGGAACTCGAGGTCGTGCCGAGCCTCGTCGGGCTCCCGGCCATTGAACTGGGACGCTTCGACCTGAAACTCTCCGAGCCGCGCACCCACCGTCACGACGCCGAATGCGACGTGGGTGGAGTCTTGAAGGTGGTGGCCGAGCGGCGCGTTGCGGTTATCGCCCGACGAAGCGCGATGCAGGTACGCCGGCGGCCCCAGCGCGGGCGATCCGGCCGGTCCGCCGTAGACGAAGAACTCGGCCTCCGGCGCCAGCGGCACGGCGTACTCGCCCGCCAGCTCCATGACCAGGTCGTGCGGGTGCTGCCGGTCGATCAGGGGTTTGCCGCGGAAAGACTCGCCGGCTTGCAGCAGTTGCGGCACGCCGTCGGGGGGTAGCGTCCACGGCTCGAGGCTGGACAGCAGGCGCAGTTCGATCGAGCCGGGACCCAGGGGCCGCCTGGCGCGCAGCATCTGCCAGTTCTGCACGATCGCGGCCTGGCCGCCCCGCGGACCGCTCTGGCCAGAGACGCCGAGCGCAATGTCGAGGTGCGGCGACAGGACCCACCCGCCCGTCTCGAAGCCGTGCGGTTGGGGGGCGACCGAGGCCGGGAGCAGGTCGGTGCCGGCCAGGGCCGGGCAGGCGGGTGCCAGCGCGCCCAGCGCGCAGATGCCGGCCGGCAAGAACCACCGCATGCTGGTATTTTGCACCGTACCGGGCGATCCGGGGTATCCTGGGAGCAAATGGGGAACGCGCCCGCTGGAGCCCTCGCCGCCCCCGCACTGGCCCTGGCTGCGGCGGCCGCCGCGCTCTTCGCGCCGCCGGCGCTCGCCTGCTCGTCGTGCGGCTGCGGCCTGCCCGGCAGCAGCAGCGACGTCTCGTCGGTCGGCGGCGCGGCCCTCCTGTTCGGCGGCGAGAGCCGCTGGCTCGTGCAGAGCGGCATCAGCTTCCGCGACATCACGGGCAGCTTCAACGAGCGGGGCTCCTGGGCGGCCAAGCCGCAGGGCTCGACCCTGACCACCGTCCAGGGCAACCTGGGGCTGACCTACTACCCGGCCGACGGCTACACCGTCGGGCTGCAGGCGCCCTTCGCGATCAACCGCCTGGTGGGCGCCCAGTGGGGGAGCCAGGGGGCGGTAAGCCCGGTGGACGAACTCGACGGCGTCACCGGGCCGCGGCAGGCCGGCGGCTGGGGCGACCTCAACTTCCAGGCCTCGGCCCTCCTCTACCGGGGCAGCGAGGATCTTCCGGCCGTCGCCGCGTGGGCGGGCCTCGCGCTCCCCACCGGCAGCGCGGAAGGCGACGCGGCCGCCTTCACCGGCAGCGGCGTCGCCAACGGCCTGATCGGCCTCTCGTTCCTCAAGGGCTACGGGCCGCTGGAACTCTCGGCCAGCGCCGCGTACCAGCGCCCGCTGACGCGCCCGGCAGGCGCGGTGGCCTCGGCGTTCTACATCGGCCAGGCGCTCCTGGGTCAGGCGCAGGCCGACGTGGAAGTCTTCGCCGGCTGGAAGGCGGGCGTTGGCATCAACGGCTTCGTGGGCGCCACGGGCGTCGTGGACTCGGCCCCGACGGCCGCCACGCTCTCGAAGCTCAAGGTCGTGCCCAGCCTCGAATGGCGGCCGACCCCGGATGAGGGAGTCCGGGCGGCATTCGGCGCCGATCCGACGGTGTTCCCCGGGACCAACGCCATGACCGACAGCACGCTCTACCTCGTGTACTTCAAGTATCTCTAGACGGAGGGATGCGTCCCATGCGACACGGATTCCTGCCCGCCACCGCCGCAGCGATCGCCCTTTCCGGTTGCCCGGTGCCTGCCCCCGCCGACCTGGCGCCGCGCGAACTGGTGGCCGACCGCACCCTCCCGACGGGCAAGGGCCCCCACGGCATCGCCGTCGCCGCGGGCGTCGTGGTGCAGGCCAATCCGGCCGGCGGCACCATCGACCTGTTCGACGCCGAGAAGGAGACGCTCATCAAGACGTTGACGCCCGCGGACCTCGGTACCCTGGTCGGCGGCGTCGCGACGGCCTCGCCGGGCCTGACCAAGGCCACGCCGGACGGTACCTACGCGCTCACGGCCGATCCGGCCATCCCGGGCGTCCGCGTGCTCAAACCCGGCGAGGCGAGACAAGTGGCGACCGTGGACATTGGCCCGTTGAAACCCTCGTCCCGTATCGTGTGGGCCGATGCCACGACCGCCTACCTGTCGGTCACGAGCGAGGGCGGTGGCGTCAACGCCTTGAAACTCGCCTGGAAAAACGGCTTCGAGGCCCCGCCCGAGAAAGAACCGCTTGCCATCACGCGCGCCGGCGTGGACAAGGGGGCGGGAGGCAGCATCGGCCTGGGCGCCGGCTTCCTGGCCCTCGCCAACGGCACGGACAACTCGGTCTCGTTCGTCAGCCTCGCGGCGCCCGCGGCGATCACCTCGCTGCAACTGGGCAACAACCCGGGCCCGGTCGACATCGTCAATCCCGCAGGCCGGCCCCTCCTGGTCTTCGGCAATCGCAACTCCAATACGGTCGTGGTCTACGACCTGCAGAGCCGCGCCACCATCGCCACGCTCCCCGTGGGCACCACGCCCACTGACATGGTGGCGCGCCCGGACGGCCGATACGTGTACGGCACCTGCCGCGGCGCGGCCAACGTCTGCGTCATCGACACGGTCGCCGGCAAGGTGCACGGCGAAATCCGGGTCGGCCTTGGCCTGGCGGACAAGCCGGCAAGCCCGGTCCACATCTACCACGCCGAGGGGCAGGAAGGCTCGCACCAGGCCTGGGTCGGCAACGACGGCGACGCCTCGGTCACGATCATCGACATGCAGGCCAACCGCGCCATCGCGGTCGTCAAGACGGGCGCCGGCCACCACAAGATGGCATTCACGCCGACCAAGGCCTTCGTCTCGAACCTCACCGACAGCACGCTCTCGGTGATCGACCGGAAAGCGCTCTATTGACGCCTACGACCGCAGTTCGGTCTGCTTGAACTCCTCGATGCGGATCCAGTCGAACTTCCAGCAGTCGCGCACGATCTCGCGGCGCCTGGAGCCGTCGGCGCTCATGTTGAACACGATGTAGGTGTTGCCCATGAGGTCGGGGGCGTACCCGCCCATGGTTTCGTAAAGGTCCATGTCCATCAGGCGGTTGTTTGGGATGCCCGAGATGCCGCAGATGAACGACAGGCCCTGTGAATCCGGCGACCAGCGGAGGCGGAACAAGGACTCGGCGACGCCGTCGAAGACGGTGCTCTTGTTGAGGGTCTTGAGATCGAGCAGGACGATGCGCCACCCGAGGATCCACTTGTAGTACGGATAGCTGTAGAAGTAGGCGAGTTTCTTGCGGTCGGGCGAGAATTTCAGCTCGCGGATCTCGTGCTTCTCGCGCAACAACTCGACTTCCTGGCCGTCCTCGTCCACGCCGAAGACCGACCGCTCGTTGAAGCTCTGCTTCTTGAACGTCACCAGGAACTCGGGATCGTAGACGCTCAGCTTGTAGTACAGGTCGGTCGGCTTCTCGACGTCGAGGCGCTCCCAGGTGTTGACGTCGAGCACCCAGACCGCCGCCCGGTCGCCCGAACTCGTGTGGCTCCGCACCAGAAGCTTGGACCCGTCGTGCAGCCAGCTGGCGAAGACCGAGGTGAAGCCGTCGAAGCGCCTGACGGAGCCGTCCTGGTCGACGATCGACAGCGACACGTCGTCGGGGTGCTGCCGGGAAGCCTTTGTCGTGCAGAAGAGCTTCCGCCCGTCGGGCGAGAATTCGAAGTCCTGGAGCGCGTTGGAGTTTGCTCGCAGGATGCGATTCTCCTGCTTGCTGGTGTAGTCCTCCACCTCGCGCATGAGAAAGATGTCCTGCTCGTCGGACTTGATGTACGCGAAGTAGGTCCCAGCGGGAATCGTCTTGGGCTTGGTCAGGTTCATCTCCGGGTCCTGCCGCTAATCTGGGGTTGGTTCATCATACCACGCTCCGAGGTCGGAGAGCGCCTGGCGGGCGCGGTCCTTGAGCTGCGGCGTGGCCCCGGGATGGTCGTGGCAGGCCCGCCAGTGGGAAATGGAACCAGCCTTGTCGCCCAGTTCGCCGGCAAGCTGGGCCAGGCGGGCGTGCGTTTCGGCGGCCGACGCGAGGGCCCCCTCCCGCATGTAGGCCTCCAGGGCGCGACCGAACGCGTCTTGCGCCAGTTCCGGCCGCTCGGTCCGAGCCAGCACCGTGCCGAGCGCCGACAGCGGCTCGGGAGCGTCGGGTGCGGCGGCGATCGCCTGTCGCAGGTGCTCCTCGGCCTTCT
Coding sequences:
- a CDS encoding STAS domain-containing protein; amino-acid sequence: MALTVSQKAVESVQVITLAGEIDAQTLPPLETALQDLVDNGHYRIVLDFRQVPFIASAGLGVLMSVIGTIQDNGGDLVIAGAQPDVYRTFDLLDFTTLFKFTESVDQAVAVFGGPVGLRGE
- a CDS encoding ATP-binding protein, with protein sequence MKDAEANSTPLKPITVSLPSDVNYLDIARSFVADIAGKVGLNPSEIHDLQLAVTEAVTNVIEHSYAGDADQRIELAIEKDGECFVVAITDSGQVRFDPASHPDPDLKEYVTQCRVGGLGLFLMRKLMDQVEFTSDERYNRVKLVKRVKS
- a CDS encoding TlpA family protein disulfide reductase, producing MRRIVALALALGLAAVPAAQAKPLFGSRKAPQFTLEDCATGKPLKLADFRGKVVLVNFWATWCQPCREEIPTFLEVRGRHNDKGFEIIGVSVDEGGHAVVMPFVAEQRISYPVVLDDGRTRTRFGGVRGIPTSFLLDRAGGIARIFRGPVSAETLEQAVTELL
- a CDS encoding YncE family protein: MRHGFLPATAAAIALSGCPVPAPADLAPRELVADRTLPTGKGPHGIAVAAGVVVQANPAGGTIDLFDAEKETLIKTLTPADLGTLVGGVATASPGLTKATPDGTYALTADPAIPGVRVLKPGEARQVATVDIGPLKPSSRIVWADATTAYLSVTSEGGGVNALKLAWKNGFEAPPEKEPLAITRAGVDKGAGGSIGLGAGFLALANGTDNSVSFVSLAAPAAITSLQLGNNPGPVDIVNPAGRPLLVFGNRNSNTVVVYDLQSRATIATLPVGTTPTDMVARPDGRYVYGTCRGAANVCVIDTVAGKVHGEIRVGLGLADKPASPVHIYHAEGQEGSHQAWVGNDGDASVTIIDMQANRAIAVVKTGAGHHKMAFTPTKAFVSNLTDSTLSVIDRKALY
- a CDS encoding transporter; amino-acid sequence: MGNAPAGALAAPALALAAAAAALFAPPALACSSCGCGLPGSSSDVSSVGGAALLFGGESRWLVQSGISFRDITGSFNERGSWAAKPQGSTLTTVQGNLGLTYYPADGYTVGLQAPFAINRLVGAQWGSQGAVSPVDELDGVTGPRQAGGWGDLNFQASALLYRGSEDLPAVAAWAGLALPTGSAEGDAAAFTGSGVANGLIGLSFLKGYGPLELSASAAYQRPLTRPAGAVASAFYIGQALLGQAQADVEVFAGWKAGVGINGFVGATGVVDSAPTAATLSKLKVVPSLEWRPTPDEGVRAAFGADPTVFPGTNAMTDSTLYLVYFKYL